In Magnetococcales bacterium, the following are encoded in one genomic region:
- a CDS encoding SGNH/GDSL hydrolase family protein — MVKDLTLLGAALMVGLLMMEGGVRLYHAIAPTELISDYHLYQYDPLTGSRHKENVDLVWTKEGGGRIRVNNHGLMGQDVSLEKPPGVFRVAILGDSFTEALQVPWDQNFAAILQTHLNHSERAGRVEVLNFGVSGYGTAQAWLTLQHQVALFDPNLIVLAFFPGNDFQDNSRHLKFDPAKPYFDLDESGELVRDPLVEAAFTDYISDKRTAWKRRLLNHLRDHSQLVTLAVAVYFQWQSQMDRGDHTLQAKPTSEATVSLLPASEATPAPILPQFGGPMSPAWQGAWSLTEKLLLEMNQWGREREVPFILMMVTQANQVNRVNRSRYLERYPEADLTFVNRRMGAFAREHHIPYLSLVEPFQALNEASGICFHGVECLQEGSDGSGGGHWNRHGHREAGRLLGLFLERKGLISGEM, encoded by the coding sequence GTGGTAAAAGACCTGACCCTTCTCGGAGCCGCCCTGATGGTTGGTTTGTTGATGATGGAGGGGGGGGTGCGTCTCTATCATGCGATCGCTCCAACCGAGTTGATCTCCGACTATCATCTTTACCAATATGACCCCCTGACCGGTAGCCGCCATAAGGAAAACGTCGACCTCGTTTGGACCAAGGAGGGGGGTGGGCGGATTCGGGTCAACAATCACGGCTTGATGGGGCAAGATGTTTCACTGGAAAAACCGCCGGGGGTATTCAGGGTCGCCATTCTGGGGGACTCCTTTACCGAGGCTTTGCAGGTTCCCTGGGATCAAAACTTTGCAGCCATTCTCCAAACCCACCTGAACCACTCTGAGCGGGCAGGCCGCGTCGAAGTGCTCAACTTTGGGGTTTCGGGTTATGGCACGGCCCAGGCCTGGTTGACCCTCCAACACCAAGTAGCCCTCTTCGACCCGAACCTGATCGTGCTGGCTTTTTTTCCCGGCAACGATTTTCAGGACAACAGCCGCCACCTCAAGTTTGACCCGGCCAAGCCCTATTTTGATCTGGATGAATCCGGAGAACTCGTCCGGGATCCCCTGGTGGAGGCTGCATTTACGGACTATATCAGTGATAAACGCACGGCCTGGAAAAGGCGGCTTCTAAACCATCTTCGAGATCACTCCCAGCTGGTCACCCTGGCTGTAGCGGTCTATTTTCAGTGGCAATCCCAGATGGACCGGGGGGATCACACCCTCCAGGCAAAACCCACCTCAGAGGCCACCGTTTCTCTTTTGCCTGCCTCTGAGGCCACGCCTGCCCCCATCCTGCCCCAATTCGGTGGCCCCATGAGCCCAGCTTGGCAGGGGGCTTGGAGCTTGACCGAAAAATTGCTTCTGGAGATGAATCAATGGGGTCGGGAGCGGGAAGTCCCCTTCATTTTGATGATGGTGACCCAGGCCAATCAGGTGAACCGGGTGAACCGATCCCGCTATCTGGAGCGCTATCCCGAGGCGGATCTGACCTTCGTCAATCGGCGCATGGGTGCATTCGCCAGGGAGCACCACATCCCCTATCTCTCGTTGGTGGAACCCTTCCAGGCGCTGAATGAGGCTTCAGGGATCTGCTTTCATGGTGTTGAATGTCTTCAGGAGGGTTCTGACGGCAGCGGGGGAGGGCACTGGAACCGCCATGGGCATCGGGAGGCGGGAAGGTTGCTGGGGCTGTTTTTGGAGAGGAAAGGGTTGATTTCGGGTGAGATGTGA
- the apbC gene encoding iron-sulfur cluster carrier protein ApbC, translating into MAEIKEGAVLDALRKVMDPDLKRDIVSLGFIKDMVIEGGRVAFKVELTTPACPVKELLKKQSHDVVAAIAGVTEVEVEMTAQVRASGRKMETELVPDVKNIIAVASGKGGVGKSTTAVNLALALSQTGASVGILDADIYGPSLPKMLNIQGGPIEGEEGQRLPPVEAYGLKAISMGFFMPEDTPMVWRGPMVGMAVEQLLRDIEWGELDYLIVDLPPGTGDAQLTLTQKVPLTGVVIVSTPQDVALADVKKGINMFRKVDVPVIGVIENMSYYICPKCDHRAEIFSHGGAKREAAVAGIDFLGDIPLDGAIREDADAGTPILVAHPESPQSEKYRQIASQIAAKVATMGFEASKFPKIVVE; encoded by the coding sequence ATGGCGGAAATCAAGGAAGGCGCAGTTCTGGATGCATTGCGCAAGGTGATGGATCCGGATCTGAAACGGGACATCGTCAGTCTCGGGTTTATCAAGGATATGGTGATTGAAGGGGGTCGGGTGGCTTTCAAGGTGGAGCTGACCACCCCGGCTTGCCCCGTGAAGGAGCTGCTTAAAAAACAATCACATGACGTGGTGGCAGCTATCGCTGGGGTGACGGAAGTTGAGGTGGAAATGACCGCTCAGGTGCGGGCTTCGGGGCGCAAAATGGAAACTGAATTGGTTCCAGATGTTAAAAATATCATCGCGGTAGCATCCGGCAAGGGCGGTGTGGGCAAGTCCACCACTGCCGTCAACCTGGCCCTGGCCTTGAGCCAGACGGGGGCCTCGGTGGGGATTCTCGACGCCGACATCTATGGCCCCAGCCTCCCCAAAATGCTCAACATCCAAGGTGGACCCATCGAAGGGGAAGAGGGTCAGCGCCTGCCACCGGTGGAGGCCTACGGCTTGAAAGCGATCTCCATGGGTTTTTTCATGCCCGAGGATACCCCCATGGTGTGGCGGGGCCCCATGGTGGGGATGGCGGTGGAGCAACTGCTGCGGGATATCGAATGGGGTGAGTTGGACTATCTGATCGTCGATCTGCCCCCTGGCACCGGTGATGCCCAGTTGACCCTGACCCAAAAAGTGCCTCTGACCGGCGTTGTGATCGTCTCCACCCCCCAGGATGTGGCCCTTGCAGACGTCAAAAAAGGGATCAACATGTTCCGCAAGGTGGATGTGCCGGTGATCGGGGTGATCGAAAACATGTCCTACTACATCTGCCCCAAATGCGACCACCGGGCAGAAATCTTTTCCCATGGTGGGGCCAAGCGGGAAGCGGCGGTGGCGGGGATCGATTTTCTCGGGGACATTCCCCTGGATGGCGCGATCCGCGAAGATGCTGATGCGGGTACCCCCATCCTGGTGGCCCATCCGGAGAGTCCCCAGAGTGAAAAATATCGCCAGATCGCATCCCAAATTGCGGCCAAGGTGGCTACCATGGGATTCGAGGCCTCCAAGTTTCCGAAAATTGTAGTGGAATAA
- the rsxA gene encoding electron transport complex subunit RsxA, with the protein MTEFLFILISTIFVNNFVLAKFLGVCPFLGVSKKVETAIGMTYAVMFVMTLAAVISWLVQMFILDPLGLGYLQTISFILIIASLVQLTEMVVHKTSPVLYASLGIYLPLITTNCAVLGVALLNIQKELQFLQATFFGLGAGLGFGLVMILFAGMRERIDLSDVPELFKGSPISLVNAGLMSLAFMGFAGIVK; encoded by the coding sequence ATGACAGAGTTCCTTTTTATTCTGATCAGCACCATATTCGTCAATAATTTTGTTTTGGCGAAATTTTTGGGTGTCTGCCCGTTTCTCGGGGTTTCGAAAAAAGTAGAAACCGCCATCGGCATGACTTACGCGGTGATGTTCGTGATGACCCTGGCAGCGGTTATCTCCTGGTTGGTGCAGATGTTTATCCTGGATCCCCTGGGGCTGGGCTATCTGCAAACCATCTCGTTCATTCTCATCATCGCCTCGCTGGTGCAGTTGACGGAAATGGTGGTGCATAAGACCAGCCCGGTTCTTTATGCCTCCCTGGGTATCTACCTGCCCCTCATCACCACCAACTGTGCGGTTTTGGGTGTGGCCCTTTTGAACATCCAGAAGGAATTACAGTTTCTCCAAGCCACTTTTTTTGGGCTGGGAGCAGGACTCGGATTTGGGTTGGTGATGATCCTCTTTGCCGGTATGCGGGAGCGGATCGATCTGTCGGATGTGCCGGAACTCTTCAAAGGTTCGCCCATCTCCCTGGTTAACGCTGGCTTGATGTCCCTGGCTTTTATGGGATTCGCCGGAATCGTCAAATAG
- the rsxB gene encoding electron transport complex subunit RsxB has protein sequence MPMIEAVLSMSGMALVAGVGLGFAAKKFHVESDPMVDKLDEALPATNCGNCGYPGCRPYAEALMGGGVEINLCSPGGKATMEMLASILGVEPAAMEEDEGPTLAFIWEEKCIGCTACIKACPVDAIVGANKQSHTVIAAECTACKACIEPCPVDCITMEPVEQTVYDWMWSKPSGPSFH, from the coding sequence ATCCCCATGATCGAAGCGGTATTGAGCATGAGTGGTATGGCCCTGGTTGCCGGGGTCGGTTTGGGATTCGCTGCCAAAAAGTTTCACGTTGAAAGCGATCCCATGGTGGACAAGCTGGATGAGGCGCTGCCCGCGACCAACTGCGGCAACTGCGGCTATCCCGGCTGTCGTCCCTATGCTGAGGCCCTGATGGGTGGCGGTGTGGAGATCAATCTCTGCTCTCCCGGGGGCAAGGCCACCATGGAAATGCTGGCCTCTATTCTCGGCGTGGAACCAGCCGCCATGGAAGAGGATGAAGGTCCCACCCTCGCCTTCATCTGGGAGGAAAAGTGTATCGGCTGCACGGCTTGCATCAAGGCCTGCCCGGTGGACGCCATCGTCGGCGCCAACAAGCAGTCCCATACGGTGATCGCGGCGGAATGCACTGCCTGCAAGGCCTGCATCGAACCCTGCCCGGTGGATTGTATCACCATGGAACCGGTGGAACAGACGGTTTACGACTGGATGTGGAGTAAACCGAGCGGACCTTCCTTTCATTAG